A genomic stretch from Brachyhypopomus gauderio isolate BG-103 unplaced genomic scaffold, BGAUD_0.2 sc37, whole genome shotgun sequence includes:
- the LOC143485741 gene encoding ubiquitin carboxyl-terminal hydrolase 37-like, translating to MGCIYSCMKKKNKEGVNSEVKKKKKQRWWRHIESSSLTQVTDTQSLNVSSSSISCSSSSEGHLTRSNNKLPTEPKNTEGIVPGAADKDVCSVPMDRLPAVVVEGDFRVQNLQHLLPHIVSSERVTESGQGEGQGHAPTVSAGRDTEIQQLGFPNIGNTCYMNATLQCLLSLSCFWSPIRAQCSSWTDPSSCQMLRCFADLQQGRLTSRSSSKKKKLLRALNACISVRCPAFGEDYEQE from the exons ATGGGTTGCATTTACTCGTGTATGAAG aaaaagaacaaagagggtGTGAATAGTGaagttaaaaagaagaaaaagcaaaGATGGTGGAGACATATAGAGTCATCCTCCCTGACACAAGTAACTGACACTCAGTCCTTGAAtgtcagctcctcctccatctcttgctcctcttcctctgagggACACTTAACCAG GTCCAACAACAAACTCCCTACTGAACCCAAGAACACGGAAGGGATTGTTCCTG GGGCTGCTGATAAAGATGTGTGCTCTGTGCCCATGGATAG ATTGCCGGCTGTTGTGGTAGAGGGAGACTTTCGTGTGCAGAATTTGCAGCACCTGTTACCGCACATCGTCAGTAGTGAAAGGGTGACTGAGAGTGGCCAGGGTGAGGgccaaggacacgcccccactgtTTCTGctggcagagacacagagatccAACAGCTCGG GTTTCCCAACATTGGGAATACATGTTATATGAACGCCACTCTGCAGTGTCTTCTgagtctctcctgcttctggagccccatcagagctcagtgctccagctggacggatccatccagctgccagatgctcaG atgttttgcagatctacagcaaggcaggctcactagtcgtagctcttcaaagaagaagaagctcctgagagccctgaatgcctgtatttcagtcagatgccctgcgtttggagaggactacgaacag gagtAA